A single genomic interval of Armigeres subalbatus isolate Guangzhou_Male chromosome 1, GZ_Asu_2, whole genome shotgun sequence harbors:
- the LOC134209693 gene encoding probable cytosolic iron-sulfur protein assembly protein Ciao1, with protein sequence MGKLELLQCLTGHRGRVWGAGWHPKGNVLATCGEDKTIRIWAEDASQRWVAKTVLSDGHTRTIRDVAWSPCGQYLASASFDATVAIWDKKSGEFECNATLEGHENEVKSVAWSKSGSLLATCSRDKSVWVWEIAQEDEYECAAVLNTHTQDVKKVEWHPHDDILASASYDNTIKLYKEDMADSDWSSFDTLVSHESTVWSISFDGSGRRLASCSDDQTVKIWQEYKPGNEFGVSCPDNTPVWKCVCTLSGYHSRSVYDISWCKQSGLLATACGDDMIRIFKEVEGSSVNEPTFELVGSKHAHTQDVNTVEWNPTVGGLLVTTSDDGEVKLWKYEAEE encoded by the exons ATGGGCAAACTGGAACTGCTGCAGTGCCTCACCGGTCACCGGGGGCGAGTTTGGGGTGCCGGCTGGCATCCGAAGGGAAATGTGTTGGCCACTTGCGGTGAAGACAAAACCATCCGAATCTGGGCAGAGGATGCTAGCCAAAGATGGGTGGCCAAAACGGTGCTATCCGACGGTCATACTCGAACTATCCGCGATGTGGCGTGGTCTCCATGCGGGCAATATCTGGCGTCGGCCAGTTTCGATGCCACCGTTGCCATCTGGGACAAAAAATCAG GTGAATTCGAGTGTAACGCAACCCTGGAGGGTCACGAAAACGAGGTCAAAAGCGTGGCGTGGTCCAAATCTGGCTCGTTGCTTGCAACATGCAGCAGAGACAAATCCGTTTGGGTTTGGGAGATAGCCCAGGAGGACGAATACGAATGTGCAGCTGTTTTGAACACCCACACGCAGGATGTGAAAAAGGTCGAGTGGCATCCTCACGATGACATCCTCGCTTCGGCCAGTTACGATAACACGATCAAGTTGTACAAGGAGGACATGGCCGATAGCGACTGGAGCAGTTTTGACACGCTTGTGTCGCACGAATCGACCGTTTGGAGTATTTCGTTTGATGGGAGCGGCAGGAGATTGGCGTCGTGTAGTGATGACCAAACGGTAAAGATATGGCAGGAATATAAACCGGGAAACGAATTTGGCGTCAGCTGTCCGGATAACACACCGGTGTGGAAGTGCGTTTGCACACTGTCTGGATATCACAGCCGCAGCGTGTACGATATCAGCTGGTGTAAGCAGAGTGGCCTATTGGCTACGGCCTGTGGAGACGACATGATACGGATATTCAAAGAAGTTGAAGGTTCCTCAGTTAACGAGCCGACGTTCGAACTGGTCGGTTCGAAGCACGCCCATACCCAGGATGTGAATACTGTTGAATGGAATCCGACTGTGGGCGGATTGTTGGTCACCACTAGCGACGACGGGGAGGTGAAGTTATGGAAGTATGAAGCGGAGGAGTAA